One window of Mediterraneibacter butyricigenes genomic DNA carries:
- a CDS encoding MATE family efflux transporter: MNKATSNTQKNDFSKGSVAGNILKLAVPMTLAQLINVLYSTIDRIYIGHLPNASTEALTGIGLTLPIITIITAFTNLFGMGGGPLFSIERGRGDMDRAGRIMGNSFSMLLLSGLILMILCNVFKRPMLYLFGASVQTYPYASAYITVYLCGTLFVMISLGMNFFINAQGFGMIGMLTVSIGAVLNLILDPIFIFGLKAGVRGAALATILSQAVSALWVLRFLTGKQAIIPLRISQMHLEIPLIREICALGLAGFVMAITNGSVQIMCNAMLARYGGDLYVGIMTVINSVREIINMPIQGLTNGAQPVMSFNYGARKYSRVKSAIRFTTIWSIFFSTLLWFFLFFFPKYFIQLFNSDPSLLEAGIPAMRIYFFGIFMMSFQFAGQSVFTALGKSKQAVFFSLLRKAIIVIPLTLWLPTVAGLGTSGVFLAEPVSNFIGGTACFVTMIFTVWKKLPQDSEATEATESLESIDSVKSVK; encoded by the coding sequence ATGAATAAAGCAACCTCAAATACTCAAAAAAATGACTTCAGCAAGGGAAGTGTTGCCGGCAATATTTTAAAGCTGGCTGTTCCCATGACGTTAGCTCAACTGATCAACGTTTTGTACAGTACGATCGACCGGATTTATATCGGGCATCTGCCAAATGCATCTACCGAAGCTCTGACCGGGATCGGTCTGACTCTGCCCATTATTACCATTATCACTGCTTTCACCAATCTGTTTGGTATGGGCGGCGGCCCTCTGTTCTCCATCGAACGTGGACGTGGTGACATGGATCGCGCCGGACGGATCATGGGAAACTCTTTCTCTATGCTGTTGCTGAGCGGTTTGATTCTGATGATCCTCTGCAATGTATTCAAACGTCCCATGCTCTATCTGTTTGGTGCCAGCGTCCAGACCTATCCTTACGCTAGTGCTTACATCACGGTCTACCTGTGTGGAACTTTATTCGTGATGATCAGCCTGGGGATGAATTTCTTCATCAATGCACAGGGATTTGGTATGATTGGAATGTTGACGGTCTCCATCGGTGCTGTTTTAAACCTGATCCTGGATCCCATTTTTATCTTTGGACTGAAAGCCGGAGTACGGGGTGCCGCTCTTGCCACCATCCTCTCCCAGGCCGTTTCTGCCCTCTGGGTTCTGCGATTTCTGACCGGGAAACAGGCGATCATCCCGCTTCGGATTTCCCAGATGCATCTGGAAATTCCGCTGATCCGTGAAATTTGTGCCCTCGGACTTGCAGGATTTGTTATGGCAATCACCAACGGTTCCGTTCAGATCATGTGCAACGCTATGCTGGCACGCTACGGCGGAGATCTTTATGTAGGAATTATGACGGTCATCAATTCCGTCCGCGAAATTATCAATATGCCGATCCAGGGACTGACCAACGGTGCACAGCCTGTGATGAGCTTTAACTATGGAGCCAGAAAATACAGCCGTGTAAAATCCGCCATCCGGTTTACCACGATCTGGAGCATCTTTTTCAGTACGCTGCTCTGGTTTTTCCTGTTTTTCTTCCCGAAATATTTCATCCAGCTTTTCAACAGTGATCCGTCACTGCTCGAAGCCGGAATTCCCGCGATGCGGATTTATTTCTTTGGAATCTTTATGATGTCGTTCCAGTTTGCCGGTCAGTCTGTTTTTACAGCACTTGGCAAATCCAAGCAGGCCGTTTTCTTCTCCCTGCTTCGAAAGGCAATCATCGTGATTCCTCTGACCCTGTGGCTTCCTACTGTTGCAGGACTCGGAACCAGCGGTGTTTTTCTGGCAGAACCTGTTTCCAACTTTATCGGCGGAACTGCCTGTTTTGTGACCATGATCTTCACTGTCTGGAAGAAATTGCCACAGGATTCTGAAGCAACAGAAGCAACCGAATCGCTGGAATCCATTGATTCTGTAAAATCAGTAAAATAG
- the metG gene encoding methionine--tRNA ligase → MCEKCKKPYYITTAIAYTSGKPHIGNTYEIVLADAIARYKRMEGYDVFFQTGTDEHGQKIELKSQEAGVSPKEFVDNVSAEIKRIWDLMDTSYDKFIRTTDADHEKQVQKIFKKLYDQGDIYKGYYEGMYCTPCESFFTESQLVDGKCPDCGREVQPAKEEAYFFKMSKYADRLIEHINTHPEFIQPVSRKNEMMNNFLLPGLQDLCVSRTSFKWGIPVDFDPDHVVYVWLDALTNYITGIGYDCDGESTDQFKKYWPADLHLIGKDIIRFHTIYWPIFLMALGVPLPKQVFGHPWLLQGDGKMSKSKGNVLYADELVDFFGVDAVRYFVLHEMPFENDGVISWELMVERMNSDLANTLGNLVNRTVSMTNKYFGGVVTDKGVVEEVDADLKAMAAGVRGKADAKMEDLRVADALTEIFNLFKRCNKYIDETTPWVLAKDEAKKDRLETVLYNLIMAISEGAKVLEPFMPTTSKKVLEQLNGGHVTDKPEILFQRLDLEEVMKKVEELHPPVEEEKEEEDVIDIEAKPEITFEQFGEMQFQVGEIIACEAVKKSKKLLCSQVKVGSQVKQIVSGIKAHYTPEEMVGKKVMVLVNLKPAKLAGVLSEGMLLCAEDADGNLALMTPEKNMPTGAEIC, encoded by the coding sequence ATGTGTGAAAAATGTAAGAAACCATATTACATCACAACAGCAATTGCGTACACATCAGGTAAGCCGCATATCGGAAATACTTACGAGATCGTGCTGGCAGATGCAATTGCACGTTACAAGAGAATGGAAGGTTATGATGTATTCTTCCAGACCGGAACCGATGAGCACGGTCAGAAGATTGAGCTGAAATCTCAGGAAGCCGGCGTAAGCCCGAAGGAGTTTGTAGACAATGTGTCCGCAGAGATAAAGAGAATCTGGGATCTGATGGATACTTCTTATGACAAATTTATCCGTACCACAGATGCGGATCATGAGAAACAGGTTCAGAAAATTTTTAAGAAATTATATGATCAGGGAGACATTTACAAAGGATATTATGAAGGAATGTACTGCACACCGTGTGAGTCTTTCTTTACAGAGTCCCAGCTGGTAGACGGAAAATGTCCGGACTGCGGACGGGAAGTACAGCCGGCAAAAGAGGAAGCATATTTCTTCAAAATGAGTAAATATGCAGATCGCCTGATTGAGCATATCAACACGCATCCGGAATTTATTCAGCCGGTATCCAGAAAAAATGAGATGATGAATAACTTCCTGCTTCCGGGACTGCAGGATCTGTGTGTGTCCAGAACTTCCTTCAAATGGGGAATTCCGGTGGACTTTGATCCGGATCATGTGGTGTATGTATGGCTGGACGCTCTGACCAACTATATCACCGGAATCGGATATGACTGCGACGGAGAAAGCACCGATCAGTTCAAGAAGTACTGGCCGGCAGACCTGCATCTGATCGGAAAGGATATCATCCGTTTCCATACCATTTACTGGCCAATCTTCCTGATGGCACTGGGTGTACCGCTTCCGAAGCAGGTATTCGGACATCCGTGGCTGCTCCAGGGTGACGGAAAAATGAGTAAGTCCAAAGGGAATGTACTGTATGCCGATGAACTGGTAGATTTCTTTGGTGTAGATGCAGTTCGCTATTTCGTGTTGCATGAGATGCCGTTTGAAAATGACGGTGTGATTTCCTGGGAGCTGATGGTAGAGCGTATGAACTCTGATCTGGCAAATACGCTCGGAAATCTGGTAAACCGTACCGTATCTATGACCAACAAATATTTTGGCGGCGTGGTAACGGACAAGGGTGTGGTAGAAGAAGTGGATGCAGACCTGAAGGCAATGGCAGCAGGCGTTCGCGGAAAAGCAGATGCCAAGATGGAAGACCTGCGTGTGGCAGATGCCCTGACAGAGATCTTTAACCTGTTCAAACGCTGCAATAAATATATTGATGAGACAACTCCGTGGGTTCTTGCAAAGGATGAGGCAAAGAAAGACAGACTGGAAACCGTTCTGTACAACCTGATTATGGCAATCTCCGAGGGCGCAAAGGTTCTGGAGCCGTTTATGCCGACCACCAGCAAGAAAGTACTGGAGCAGTTAAATGGCGGACACGTAACAGACAAGCCGGAAATCCTGTTCCAGAGACTGGATCTGGAAGAAGTGATGAAAAAAGTAGAAGAACTTCATCCGCCGGTTGAGGAAGAAAAAGAGGAAGAGGATGTCATTGATATCGAGGCAAAACCGGAGATTACCTTCGAGCAGTTTGGAGAAATGCAGTTTCAGGTAGGCGAGATCATTGCCTGCGAAGCTGTGAAGAAATCCAAAAAGCTTCTCTGCTCTCAGGTAAAAGTGGGAAGCCAGGTTAAACAGATCGTATCCGGAATTAAAGCACACTACACACCGGAAGAAATGGTGGGCAAGAAAGTTATGGTTCTGGTGAACTTAAAACCTGCAAAACTGGCAGGCGTTCTGTCAGAGGGTATGCTTCTGTGTGCAGAAGATGCAGATGGAAATCTGGCACTGATGACACCGGAAAAGAATATGCCGACAGGAGCAGAAATCTGCTAA
- a CDS encoding AAA family ATPase, whose product MLEFMDEGAYRKAAEIADTIDWHRVKNVSMLASVGDIYEKTGEYSKSYDVLKIVYDRADGSRKIVYKLGLLALRLRNVDEALDYYEEFVQVAPKDPNQYILRYKILRARRAPIEQQIEALEEFKKAEYIEKWAYELAKLYQEAGMTAECLEECDDLILWFSEGEYVFKAMELKMQYKPLTPSQQEKYDHRFEYEEDPGYEDDEDLAEPVKEDPIPVAREVAPTAASEEIPELTEETSEAYEPEDFEEDGFEEQDEITEQKPERKKPSIGTNMSLGEALSGIVRGQKKQEEVLQAETKQIPDVEEVLKEEEAQRAEVVAEVEAEEVAATKEAEPENAVEQKAETKETSADDDQIEGQMSLEDILNGWETAASQESEPKEEEPVEQEEQILEAIDSAEEQVESSLSSEGKAEEIVEYDIEDYEEEEYDESEEEVEDYEEEEYDDFDEDAEEYEEEEEYDDFDEDAEEYEEEEEYDDFEEDAEEYEEEEEYDDFEEDAEEYEEEEEYDDFEEDAEEYEEEEEYDDFEEDAEDYEEEEYDDFDEEEEEYDDFEEDAEDYEEEEEYDDFEEDAEEYEEEEYDESEEDAEDYEEEEEYDESGEEVAEEYEEEYDDFDEDAEDYEEDYDEEEYDVFDSDLQELTPDGKKKKATVKKKPEAKKKPVLDDREIEDDDDFPDLLASTAPLSRKETAKLIATGKTAPLPLDEISNALSMSDTGFIVHGRYDLETQSGVGTRAGLTEEQKKLFSYFVPVRGMSEQLVDVLEQDKNCTNRQGTSRTGNLLIIGRKGSGKTVLAVDVVKAIQRERRIKQGKVAIVTGDSLNKKKMSDIFQKLYGGALIIEKAGKMNERTVAKLNKAMEEDTGEMLIVLEEQRKPLDRLLSSNREFRRKFTSRLEVPIFINDELVTFGQTYARENGYKIDEMGILALYSRIDALQREDHAVTVAEVKEVMDDAIAHSQKSSAKRLVKRVFGRGTDSSDRIILSEKDFNI is encoded by the coding sequence ATGCTTGAATTCATGGATGAGGGAGCATACCGAAAGGCTGCCGAGATCGCAGATACGATCGACTGGCATCGGGTGAAAAATGTATCCATGTTAGCTTCTGTCGGAGACATTTATGAAAAAACAGGGGAGTACAGCAAGAGTTATGATGTACTGAAGATTGTTTACGATCGGGCAGACGGAAGCAGAAAGATTGTTTACAAGTTGGGACTTCTTGCACTTCGCCTCAGAAATGTAGATGAAGCACTTGATTATTATGAAGAGTTTGTTCAGGTGGCACCGAAGGATCCGAATCAGTACATTTTGCGCTATAAGATCCTGAGAGCGAGACGTGCACCGATCGAACAGCAGATTGAAGCGCTGGAAGAATTTAAGAAAGCGGAATATATTGAAAAATGGGCGTATGAACTGGCAAAATTGTATCAGGAAGCAGGAATGACAGCAGAGTGTCTGGAGGAATGCGATGATCTGATCCTGTGGTTCAGTGAGGGCGAGTATGTGTTTAAGGCTATGGAACTGAAGATGCAGTACAAGCCACTGACACCATCCCAACAGGAAAAATATGACCACAGATTTGAATATGAAGAAGATCCGGGTTATGAAGATGACGAAGATCTGGCAGAACCGGTGAAAGAAGACCCGATTCCGGTGGCAAGAGAGGTTGCACCGACAGCTGCGTCGGAAGAAATACCGGAGCTTACGGAGGAAACATCAGAAGCTTATGAGCCGGAAGACTTTGAGGAAGATGGATTTGAAGAGCAGGACGAGATTACAGAGCAGAAACCAGAACGGAAGAAACCGTCGATCGGAACCAATATGTCTCTGGGAGAAGCTTTGAGTGGAATCGTGCGAGGTCAGAAGAAGCAGGAAGAAGTACTTCAGGCAGAAACGAAGCAGATTCCGGATGTGGAAGAAGTCTTGAAAGAGGAAGAAGCACAGAGAGCGGAAGTGGTTGCAGAAGTAGAAGCGGAAGAAGTGGCAGCTACAAAAGAAGCAGAGCCTGAAAATGCTGTGGAACAGAAAGCAGAAACGAAAGAGACTTCGGCAGATGATGATCAGATTGAAGGACAGATGAGTCTGGAAGACATTTTAAATGGTTGGGAGACCGCAGCAAGTCAGGAAAGTGAGCCGAAGGAAGAAGAACCTGTAGAGCAGGAAGAACAGATTCTGGAAGCGATTGATTCTGCAGAAGAACAGGTAGAATCAAGTCTGAGCTCAGAAGGAAAAGCGGAAGAAATCGTAGAATATGACATAGAAGACTATGAAGAGGAAGAGTACGACGAGTCCGAGGAAGAAGTAGAGGACTACGAGGAAGAAGAGTACGATGACTTCGACGAAGATGCAGAGGAGTACGAAGAGGAAGAAGAGTACGATGACTTCGACGAAGATGCAGAGGAGTACGAAGAGGAAGAAGAGTACGACGACTTCGAGGAAGATGCAGAGGAGTACGAAGAGGAAGAAGAGTACGACGACTTCGAGGAAGACGCAGAGGAGTACGAAGAGGAAGAAGAGTACGACGACTTCGAGGAAGACGCAGAGGAGTACGAAGAGGAAGAAGAGTACGACGACTTCGAGGAAGACGCAGAGGACTACGAGGAAGAAGAGTACGATGACTTCGACGAAGAGGAAGAGGAGTACGACGACTTCGAGGAAGACGCAGAGGACTACGAAGAGGAAGAAGAGTACGACGACTTCGAGGAAGACGCAGAGGAGTACGAGGAGGAAGAGTACGACGAGTCCGAGGAAGACGCAGAGGACTACGAGGAGGAAGAAGAGTACGACGAGTCCGGGGAAGAAGTCGCAGAGGAGTACGAAGAAGAGTACGACGACTTCGACGAAGATGCAGAAGATTACGAAGAAGATTATGACGAAGAGGAATATGATGTCTTTGATTCCGACTTGCAGGAACTGACACCGGATGGAAAGAAAAAGAAAGCAACGGTTAAGAAAAAGCCGGAAGCAAAGAAGAAACCGGTTCTGGATGACCGCGAGATTGAAGACGATGATGACTTCCCGGATCTGCTGGCAAGTACGGCTCCGCTGAGCAGAAAAGAAACCGCAAAGCTGATTGCAACCGGAAAAACGGCACCGCTTCCGTTGGATGAAATTTCCAATGCATTGTCCATGAGTGATACGGGATTTATCGTACACGGAAGATATGATCTTGAGACACAGAGTGGTGTGGGAACCAGAGCGGGTCTAACCGAAGAACAGAAGAAACTGTTCTCCTATTTCGTTCCGGTGAGAGGAATGAGCGAACAGCTGGTAGATGTGCTGGAGCAGGATAAGAATTGCACCAACCGACAGGGAACATCCCGGACAGGAAACCTTCTGATCATTGGACGCAAAGGCTCCGGAAAGACAGTTCTGGCGGTAGATGTTGTAAAAGCGATTCAGAGAGAACGAAGAATCAAACAGGGTAAGGTAGCAATCGTAACCGGAGATTCTTTGAATAAGAAGAAAATGAGTGACATTTTCCAGAAGCTTTACGGTGGTGCACTGATCATCGAGAAAGCAGGAAAGATGAATGAACGGACGGTTGCCAAGCTGAACAAGGCAATGGAAGAAGATACCGGAGAAATGCTGATTGTTCTGGAAGAGCAGAGAAAGCCTCTGGATCGACTGCTCAGTTCCAACCGGGAATTCCGCAGAAAGTTCACCTCCCGTTTGGAAGTCCCGATCTTCATCAATGATGAGTTGGTAACATTTGGTCAGACCTATGCAAGAGAGAATGGTTATAAGATTGATGAGATGGGAATCCTGGCATTGTACAGCCGAATCGATGCATTGCAGAGAGAGGATCACGCAGTGACCGTTGCTGAGGTCAAAGAAGTAATGGATGATGCAATCGCACATTCCCAGAAATCTTCTGCGAAACGTCTGGTAAAACGAGTGTTTGGAAGAGGTACGGATTCGTCAGACCGTATTATTCTGTCGGAGAAAGACTTTAATATTTAG
- the glgB gene encoding 1,4-alpha-glucan branching protein GlgB → MARKKKISQTKTVEVAAVGKAVTETAAKAEKVVKEIKENRSYEIGELDHYLFGQGTHYELYRKLGSHLVNDGKQDGVYFAVWAPHARRVSVVGEFNGWNPEADVMEREEPLGIYTRFLTSAKKGDLYKYCIETQSGELIYKADPFANEAELRPGTASRITDISRLKWSDSTWMNHRETWDHKTEPMSIYEVHIGSWKRHPGREDEGFYNYREFARAITEYVLEMGYTHVELIGIAEHPFDGSWGYQVTGYYAPTSRYGTPEDFAYMINYLHRHKIGVILDWVPAHFPKDDHGLADFDGQALFEYPDPRMGEHPDWGTKIFNYAMPEVQNFLIANALFWIEYFHADGLRVDAVASMLYLDYGKNDGEWVANQYGGNENLDAVNFFRHLNSVVLGRNHGTLMIAEESTAWPKVTGAPEDEGLGFSLKWNMGWMHDFTEYMKLDPLFRKNAHYQMTFAMTYAYSENYILVLSHDEVVHLKCSMLNKMPGLGWDKYANLKVGYAFMIGHPGKKLLFMGQDFAQLREWSEERELDWYLLAEDEQHVYVKNFWRDLLKLYKKNKALYEQDCCMEGFEWINADDNFRSIYSFVRHSKDGKKNLLFVCNFTPMEREDYRVGVPKRKQYKLILNSDEKQYGGSGKERPEIYKAVKQECDGREYSFEYPLPPYGVAVFEF, encoded by the coding sequence ATGGCCAGGAAAAAGAAGATAAGTCAAACAAAAACAGTAGAAGTGGCAGCAGTGGGAAAGGCAGTAACAGAGACAGCAGCAAAAGCAGAAAAAGTAGTGAAAGAAATCAAAGAAAATAGATCGTATGAGATCGGGGAATTGGATCATTATCTGTTTGGTCAGGGAACCCATTATGAATTGTACCGAAAATTAGGTTCTCATCTGGTAAATGATGGGAAGCAGGATGGCGTATATTTCGCAGTTTGGGCTCCGCATGCCAGAAGGGTTTCGGTTGTCGGCGAATTTAATGGTTGGAATCCGGAAGCAGACGTGATGGAGCGGGAGGAACCTCTGGGAATCTATACCAGATTTCTGACCAGTGCCAAAAAAGGAGATCTCTATAAATATTGCATTGAGACCCAGAGCGGAGAGCTGATTTATAAGGCGGATCCCTTTGCAAATGAGGCGGAGCTGCGCCCGGGAACGGCTTCCCGTATCACCGATATCAGCCGTCTGAAATGGTCGGACAGTACCTGGATGAACCACAGAGAGACTTGGGATCACAAGACAGAACCGATGTCAATCTACGAAGTGCATATCGGTTCCTGGAAGCGTCATCCGGGGCGGGAAGACGAAGGCTTTTATAATTATCGGGAATTTGCCCGTGCTATTACAGAATATGTACTGGAGATGGGATATACACATGTGGAACTGATCGGAATTGCAGAGCATCCGTTTGACGGATCCTGGGGCTACCAGGTGACAGGGTATTACGCACCGACTTCCAGATATGGAACACCGGAAGACTTTGCGTACATGATCAATTATCTGCATCGTCATAAAATCGGGGTCATTCTGGATTGGGTGCCGGCACATTTTCCGAAAGATGACCACGGACTGGCGGATTTTGATGGACAGGCTCTGTTTGAATATCCGGATCCGAGGATGGGAGAGCATCCGGATTGGGGGACGAAGATCTTTAATTATGCAATGCCGGAAGTCCAGAATTTCCTGATTGCAAATGCGTTGTTCTGGATCGAATATTTCCATGCAGACGGACTTCGTGTGGATGCGGTTGCGTCGATGCTGTATCTGGACTATGGAAAGAATGACGGAGAGTGGGTTGCAAACCAGTACGGCGGCAATGAAAATTTGGATGCGGTGAATTTCTTCCGTCACTTGAACTCTGTGGTATTGGGAAGAAATCACGGAACACTGATGATTGCGGAGGAGTCTACGGCATGGCCGAAGGTGACGGGAGCACCGGAAGACGAAGGACTTGGATTCAGCCTGAAATGGAACATGGGATGGATGCATGATTTCACCGAATACATGAAACTGGATCCTCTGTTCCGAAAAAATGCACATTACCAGATGACATTTGCCATGACTTATGCATACAGTGAAAATTATATTCTGGTACTGTCCCATGATGAGGTGGTTCATCTGAAATGCTCCATGCTCAATAAGATGCCGGGACTTGGCTGGGATAAATATGCGAACCTGAAAGTCGGATATGCGTTTATGATCGGACATCCGGGCAAGAAGCTTCTCTTTATGGGACAGGATTTTGCACAGCTTCGGGAGTGGAGCGAGGAGCGGGAACTGGACTGGTATCTGCTGGCGGAGGACGAGCAGCATGTCTATGTAAAGAATTTCTGGCGCGATCTGCTGAAGCTTTATAAGAAAAATAAAGCACTGTACGAGCAGGACTGCTGTATGGAAGGCTTTGAATGGATCAATGCGGATGATAATTTCCGCAGTATTTACAGCTTTGTAAGACATTCCAAAGACGGCAAGAAGAATTTGCTCTTTGTCTGCAACTTCACACCGATGGAACGGGAGGACTACCGGGTTGGAGTTCCGAAGAGAAAGCAGTATAAGCTGATCCTGAATAGTGATGAGAAGCAGTATGGCGGATCAGGCAAGGAACGACCGGAGATTTATAAAGCAGTCAAACAAGAGTGCGACGGCAGAGAGTATTCTTTTGAATATCCACTTCCACCGTATGGTGTAGCTGTATTCGAATTTTAG
- the fic gene encoding protein adenylyltransferase Fic, with product MALENKLGITDSAELAREEEMRSKKKAIWLFEEGILDTLDAGSLATLKEIHKILFGEIYEFAGEIRKVNLAKGNFRFAPLMYLEAALANIEKMPQSDYDEIIEKYVEMNIAHPFREGNGRSMRIWLDHMLKKEIGKVVDWRLVDKEDYLLAMERSPVKDVEIKVLLKEALTDEVDSREVYMKGIDHSYYYEGYTTYKTNEL from the coding sequence ATGGCATTAGAAAATAAACTGGGAATCACAGATTCTGCAGAACTTGCACGGGAAGAGGAAATGCGAAGCAAGAAAAAGGCGATATGGCTTTTTGAGGAAGGAATCCTGGATACATTGGATGCTGGAAGCCTTGCAACATTAAAGGAAATTCATAAAATTCTCTTCGGAGAAATTTACGAATTTGCCGGGGAGATACGTAAGGTAAATCTGGCGAAAGGAAATTTCAGATTTGCACCGTTGATGTATCTGGAGGCTGCGCTTGCCAATATAGAAAAAATGCCACAGTCAGATTATGATGAAATCATTGAAAAATATGTGGAAATGAATATTGCACATCCGTTTCGGGAAGGAAATGGACGTAGCATGAGAATCTGGCTGGATCATATGTTGAAGAAGGAAATTGGAAAGGTTGTGGATTGGAGGCTGGTAGATAAAGAAGATTATTTGCTGGCGATGGAGCGAAGCCCGGTAAAAGATGTGGAAATCAAAGTGTTGTTAAAAGAGGCGCTGACGGACGAGGTGGACAGTCGAGAGGTTTACATGAAGGGAATCGATCATAGTTATTATTACGAGGGATACACGACCTATAAGACAAATGAACTTTAA
- a CDS encoding V-type ATP synthase subunit D: MDPRTFPTKGNLILAKNSLNLANQGFELMDKKRNILIRELMDLIEQAKDIQSQIDTTFSYAYRCLQHANVEHGISYVQQLAYTIPIEDSIKIQTRSIMGTEIPHVKYTPTPAKPSFSFSTTKESIDAAVAAFTKVKELTIELSMIETSAYRLATNIKKTQKRANALKNITIPTYQALVRDISNALEEKEREEFTRLKVIKKRKTG, translated from the coding sequence ATGGATCCCCGTACTTTTCCTACCAAGGGAAATCTGATCCTTGCCAAAAATTCACTGAATCTCGCCAATCAGGGCTTTGAACTGATGGATAAAAAAAGGAATATCCTGATCCGGGAGCTGATGGATCTGATCGAACAGGCCAAAGACATCCAGTCCCAGATCGATACCACCTTTTCCTATGCTTACCGCTGCCTGCAGCACGCCAATGTGGAACACGGAATCAGCTATGTGCAGCAGCTGGCTTACACCATCCCGATCGAAGACTCCATCAAGATTCAGACACGAAGCATTATGGGAACAGAAATCCCCCATGTAAAATATACGCCCACACCTGCCAAACCATCCTTTTCTTTTAGTACCACCAAGGAATCCATTGACGCTGCTGTGGCCGCATTTACCAAAGTAAAAGAGCTGACGATCGAGCTTTCCATGATTGAGACCTCGGCCTATCGTCTGGCTACCAATATCAAAAAGACCCAGAAACGGGCAAATGCGCTGAAAAACATCACCATCCCGACCTACCAGGCTCTGGTACGTGACATTTCCAACGCATTGGAAGAAAAAGAACGGGAAGAATTTACCCGCCTGAAAGTCATTAAAAAAAGAAAGACCGGTTGA
- a CDS encoding V-type ATP synthase subunit B translates to MSIEYLGLSKINGPLIVLEGVQDAFYDEVVEFVINGKDRRIGRIIEIYEDKAVIQVFEGTEGMSLKNTHTKLTGHSMEIALSPDILGRTFNGIGQPIDGLGPISSPLKRDVNGLPLNPVKREYPRNYIRTGISAIDGLTTLIRGQKLPIFSGNGLPHDQLAAQIVRQASLGDDSDEEFAIVFAAMGVKHDVADFFRRTFEESGVSDHVAMFLNLANDPVVERLITPKVALTVAEYLAFEQNKHILVILTDMTSFAEAMREVSSSKGEIPSRKGYPGYLYSELATLYERAGIVQGVNGSVTQLPILTMPNDDITHPIPDLTGYITEGQIVLDRNLHGQSIYPPISVLPSLSRLMKDGIGAGYTREDHQDLANQLFSSYAKVGDARNLASVIGEDELSPIDKKYLAFGKDFEERYIGQGPDENRTIQETLDLGWELLGQLPREELDRVDTKILDKYYHPTGESKSIPSSSPGSIANKD, encoded by the coding sequence ATGTCAATCGAATATTTAGGACTCAGTAAAATCAATGGCCCTCTGATCGTTCTGGAGGGCGTACAGGACGCATTCTATGACGAAGTCGTAGAATTTGTTATAAACGGAAAGGATCGCCGGATCGGGCGTATCATCGAAATCTACGAAGACAAAGCCGTCATTCAGGTCTTTGAGGGTACCGAGGGCATGTCCCTGAAAAATACCCATACCAAGCTGACCGGACATTCCATGGAGATTGCACTCTCCCCGGATATTCTGGGCCGTACCTTTAACGGAATCGGACAGCCCATCGACGGACTCGGTCCCATTTCTTCCCCGTTAAAACGGGATGTAAATGGTCTGCCCTTAAATCCGGTCAAACGAGAGTATCCGCGAAACTATATCCGAACCGGAATTTCCGCCATTGACGGACTGACCACTCTGATCCGCGGACAGAAGCTTCCGATTTTCTCCGGGAACGGTCTTCCTCACGACCAGCTGGCTGCCCAGATCGTGCGCCAGGCTTCTCTTGGGGATGATTCCGACGAAGAATTCGCCATCGTCTTTGCCGCCATGGGTGTCAAGCATGATGTAGCTGATTTCTTCCGCCGCACCTTTGAAGAAAGCGGAGTCTCCGACCACGTTGCCATGTTCTTAAACCTGGCAAATGATCCGGTCGTAGAACGTCTGATCACTCCAAAAGTGGCGCTGACTGTTGCGGAATACCTGGCATTTGAACAGAACAAACACATTCTGGTTATCCTGACCGATATGACTTCTTTCGCAGAAGCGATGAGAGAGGTGTCCTCCTCCAAAGGCGAGATTCCCAGCCGAAAAGGATATCCGGGTTATCTTTACAGCGAACTGGCTACGCTTTACGAGCGTGCAGGTATCGTCCAGGGCGTCAACGGTTCTGTCACTCAGTTACCGATCCTGACCATGCCCAATGATGATATCACCCATCCGATCCCTGACCTGACCGGCTATATTACCGAGGGTCAGATCGTATTGGATCGCAACCTCCACGGCCAGTCCATTTACCCGCCCATCAGCGTGTTACCGTCGCTGTCCCGTCTGATGAAAGACGGAATCGGGGCCGGATACACCAGGGAGGATCATCAGGATCTGGCCAACCAGCTCTTTTCTTCCTATGCCAAAGTAGGCGATGCCAGAAACCTTGCCTCCGTCATCGGAGAAGATGAGCTTTCCCCAATCGACAAGAAGTATCTCGCCTTCGGAAAAGACTTTGAGGAACGCTATATCGGACAGGGGCCGGATGAAAACCGTACCATTCAGGAAACACTGGATCTTGGTTGGGAGCTGTTAGGCCAGCTTCCGAGAGAAGAACTGGATCGTGTGGATACCAAAATTCTGGATAAATATTATCATCCAACCGGCGAATCCAAATCCATCCCGTCCTCCAGCCCCGGATCTATCGCAAACAAGGATTGA